A section of the Hyalangium minutum genome encodes:
- a CDS encoding winged helix-turn-helix transcriptional regulator has product MVTVRNRLPRHKTAPPGNAPARRGNLFSPSCPTRRLLDRIGDKWTSMLVRALANAGGEVRFAELQRRAPGISRKMLAQTLRELEYDGLVARRVEPTIPPAVHYSLTELGRTLIAPLDALREWAETHMVTVDEHRKRISAPLV; this is encoded by the coding sequence ATGGTCACCGTAAGAAACCGCCTCCCCCGCCACAAGACGGCACCTCCAGGTAACGCCCCCGCCCGTCGCGGCAACCTGTTCAGCCCCTCATGCCCGACACGGCGCCTGCTAGACCGCATCGGCGACAAATGGACGTCGATGCTCGTCCGCGCGCTCGCGAACGCGGGAGGCGAGGTGCGCTTCGCCGAGCTGCAGCGCCGCGCACCTGGCATCTCTCGCAAGATGCTGGCCCAGACGCTGCGCGAGCTCGAGTACGACGGTCTCGTTGCACGACGTGTCGAGCCGACCATCCCCCCAGCGGTGCACTACTCGCTCACCGAGCTGGGCCGCACGCTCATCGCGCCCCTGGATGCCCTGCGAGAGTGGGCTGAGACGCACATGGTGACCGTCGACGAACACCGCAAGCGGATCAGTGCACCGCTCGTCTGA
- a CDS encoding alpha/beta fold hydrolase — MSVSEPLLDIRRVSANGISVNVATAGDGPAVVLLHGWPHTWEVWRPVLPTLASTHRVIAPDLRGLGASDKPDDGYHLHTLADDAVALLDVLGIERAAVVGIDLGAPVAFMTAARHRDRVERLVVMESLLGRLPGAERFLANGPPWWFGFHAVPGLPETVLAGNVGAYIDWFLRVGTYGLSGVPKPLRDAFVAAYEDPRTLHCGFQHYRAMPINAALIAEAVAEGPLRMPVLALGGNVVGDALHRQLVPVAPDLRGAILERCGHIIPADAPDALLAELGPFLAESPAV; from the coding sequence ATGAGCGTCTCCGAGCCCCTGCTCGACATCCGCCGCGTCTCCGCCAACGGCATCTCCGTCAATGTCGCCACTGCCGGCGACGGCCCGGCCGTGGTGCTGCTGCATGGGTGGCCCCATACGTGGGAGGTGTGGCGTCCGGTACTGCCAACCCTGGCCTCCACACACCGTGTGATTGCTCCGGACCTGCGCGGCCTGGGTGCCAGTGACAAGCCCGACGATGGCTATCATCTGCACACCCTGGCTGACGATGCCGTCGCGCTGCTGGATGTACTCGGAATCGAACGCGCGGCAGTCGTCGGCATTGACCTGGGCGCACCGGTTGCGTTCATGACCGCAGCCCGCCACCGTGACCGCGTGGAGCGCCTGGTGGTGATGGAGTCGCTGCTGGGCCGCCTGCCCGGCGCCGAGCGCTTCCTCGCCAATGGACCGCCGTGGTGGTTTGGCTTCCACGCCGTCCCCGGCCTGCCCGAGACCGTCCTGGCTGGGAACGTGGGCGCATACATCGACTGGTTCCTGCGGGTCGGGACCTACGGCCTCTCCGGTGTGCCGAAGCCGCTGCGCGACGCGTTCGTTGCCGCCTACGAGGACCCACGCACGTTGCACTGCGGCTTCCAGCACTACCGTGCGATGCCCATCAACGCGGCGCTCATCGCCGAGGCGGTGGCCGAGGGCCCGCTCCGGATGCCCGTCCTCGCGCTGGGCGGCAACGTCGTCGGGGACGCTCTGCACCGCCAGCTCGTCCCGGTCGCACCCGACCTGCGCGGCGCCATCCTGGAGCGCTGCGGCCACATCATCCCCGCCGACGCGCCTGACGCGCTGCTGGCCGAACTCGGGCCATTCCTGGCGGAGAGCCCTGCCGTCTGA
- a CDS encoding serine hydrolase domain-containing protein yields MSTVFPHDPLVAASSVGMEAERLERALALFRSQQARGVFPGGQLVVRRGGHCVAQLAVGLARGFRQVEPPVSVTLQTRFNVFSASKPLVALAIARLEEAGQVELAAPVARYFPEFAAHGKGAITLLDVLTHRGGVLLPDFIHSWERWGDWEAVVDALVRAVPRYRRGTLAYHPHEFGWILAEVVRRVTGQPLPAFCERELLAPAGLKGLSFQGSAAEASQVAHSYWVGSRPMHVGQVDVSVQLEQAYNSPQVLTALVPGASLWTNAAHLAGLYEVLVRGGVTRSGERLWAESTVRAYTSRAVFGLDRSNRLPITAGRGFLVGAPWPTFYGAWGTSPCFGHAGAFCTLGFGDHSTGLAVGIVTNGNAGPGDFLRRFRPLIGALRRACVHPT; encoded by the coding sequence ATGAGCACCGTCTTCCCGCACGACCCGCTGGTGGCTGCCTCCTCGGTGGGCATGGAGGCAGAGCGGCTGGAGCGGGCGCTGGCGCTCTTCCGCTCGCAACAGGCCCGGGGCGTCTTTCCCGGAGGACAGCTCGTCGTGCGCCGGGGAGGCCACTGCGTCGCCCAGCTCGCGGTGGGGCTGGCCCGGGGGTTCCGGCAGGTGGAGCCCCCAGTCTCCGTGACGCTCCAGACGCGCTTCAATGTCTTCTCGGCGAGCAAGCCGCTGGTGGCGCTTGCCATCGCGCGGCTGGAGGAGGCGGGACAGGTGGAGCTCGCGGCACCGGTGGCGCGGTACTTCCCGGAGTTCGCGGCCCACGGCAAGGGCGCCATCACGCTGCTGGATGTCCTGACGCACCGGGGCGGAGTACTCCTGCCCGACTTCATCCACTCCTGGGAGCGGTGGGGAGACTGGGAGGCGGTGGTGGACGCCCTGGTGCGGGCCGTGCCGCGCTACCGCCGGGGGACGCTGGCCTATCACCCCCACGAGTTCGGGTGGATCCTCGCCGAGGTCGTCCGGCGCGTGACGGGGCAGCCCCTGCCGGCCTTCTGCGAGCGAGAGCTGCTCGCCCCCGCGGGCCTGAAGGGCCTGAGCTTCCAGGGGAGCGCCGCGGAGGCGTCACAGGTGGCCCACAGCTACTGGGTGGGCTCCCGCCCCATGCACGTGGGGCAGGTGGACGTCAGCGTCCAGCTCGAGCAGGCCTATAACTCCCCGCAGGTCCTGACGGCGCTCGTCCCCGGCGCGAGCCTCTGGACGAATGCGGCCCACCTCGCCGGGCTCTATGAGGTGCTCGTCCGGGGAGGCGTCACCCGGAGCGGAGAGCGGCTGTGGGCCGAGAGCACCGTGCGCGCCTATACCTCTCGAGCCGTCTTCGGCCTGGATCGCAGCAACCGGCTCCCGATCACCGCGGGCCGTGGGTTCCTGGTGGGCGCGCCCTGGCCCACCTTCTACGGGGCGTGGGGCACGAGCCCTTGCTTCGGCCACGCCGGCGCCTTCTGCACGCTGGGCTTCGGCGACCACTCGACGGGACTGGCGGTGGGCATCGTCACGAACGGGAACGCGGGCCCGGGAGACTTCCTGCGCCGCTTCCGCCCGCTCATCGGCGCCTTGAGGCGTGCCTGCGTGCACCCCACGTGA